From Clostridiales bacterium, a single genomic window includes:
- a CDS encoding methionyl-tRNA formyltransferase → MNIIYLGTPQFAVLPLEKLINSRHKVLAVVSQPDRPKGRGYKVVSPPVIDCARQHNIPVYQFENINKETQTLLNLKPDIMVTAAYGQILYEDILNLAPYGVINIHASLLPKYRGPAPIQWAIIKGERKTGVTIMQTAQGLDTGDIILSKEIDIEPDDNAVTLAEKLSLLGAQALIEALDLIEKGQAVFTPQDNEQASYYPMLKKEMGKIDWTKSAEEIDCLIRGLYNWPGTYSVLWGQKFKIIKAKVNPKEFPLKPGTIAHIDSKAIMVACGKKSLDILTIQAPGGKAMDVADYLRGHKRYVGERFE, encoded by the coding sequence TATTTATTTGGGCACGCCCCAATTTGCCGTTTTGCCTTTGGAGAAATTAATCAATTCCCGCCATAAAGTTTTGGCCGTAGTATCTCAACCGGATAGACCAAAAGGCAGGGGTTATAAGGTTGTATCGCCGCCAGTGATTGATTGCGCCCGGCAGCATAATATTCCGGTATATCAATTTGAGAACATTAACAAAGAAACACAAACCCTTCTCAATCTCAAACCCGATATTATGGTAACCGCCGCGTATGGTCAAATATTATACGAAGATATTTTAAACCTAGCGCCTTATGGCGTAATCAATATCCACGCGTCGCTGCTTCCAAAGTATCGCGGTCCTGCGCCTATTCAATGGGCGATAATAAAAGGAGAGCGCAAAACCGGCGTAACGATTATGCAAACCGCTCAAGGTTTAGACACAGGCGATATAATATTGTCCAAAGAAATTGATATAGAGCCCGATGATAATGCCGTAACGCTTGCTGAAAAACTAAGCCTTTTGGGCGCGCAAGCTTTAATTGAAGCGCTTGACTTAATAGAAAAAGGTCAAGCCGTGTTTACTCCTCAAGATAACGAGCAAGCGTCTTATTACCCCATGCTCAAAAAAGAAATGGGCAAAATAGATTGGACCAAAAGCGCCGAAGAAATAGACTGCTTAATTCGCGGTCTTTATAATTGGCCGGGCACTTACAGCGTTTTGTGGGGGCAAAAGTTTAAGATTATAAAAGCTAAAGTAAACCCCAAAGAATTTCCCCTAAAACCGGGCACTATAGCCCATATTGATAGCAAAGCCATTATGGTTGCATGCGGCAAGAAATCGCTAGATATATTGACTATCCAAGCTCCGGGCGGCAAGGCAATGGATGTTGCCGATTATCTAAGGGGACATAAAAGATATGTGGGCGAAAGATTTGAATGA